A genomic window from Emys orbicularis isolate rEmyOrb1 chromosome 8, rEmyOrb1.hap1, whole genome shotgun sequence includes:
- the GLRX2 gene encoding glutaredoxin 2 isoform X1, which produces MVALRGALRAAGSRLRMGNSPSTSMGLSNAATVNKIQETISDNCVVIFSKTTCGYCKMAKKLFQDMNVNYTAIELDMYENGSQFQDILHQMTGGRTVPRVFINGAFIGGATDTQKLHQEGKLLPLVHQCQMRTAKNSDLSCSLP; this is translated from the exons ATGGTGGCCTTGCGGGGAGCCctgcgcgccgccggcagccggCTCAG aatggGAAATAGTCCATCTACTTCAATGGGATTGTCTAATGCTGCTACTGTGAACAAGATCCAG gaaacCATTTCGGACAACTGTGTAGTGATTTTCTCTAAAACAACGTGCGGCTACTGCAAAATGGCAAAGAAACTGTTCCAGGATATGAATGTAAATTACACAGCAATAGAACTAGACATGTATGAAAATGGAAGCCAGTTTCAAGACATTCTTCATCAAATGACTGGTGGCAGGACG GTTCCAAGAGTGTTTATTAATGGGGCTTTCATCGGAGGTGCTACAGATACTCAAAAGCTTCACCAGGAAGGCAAGCTGCTTCCATTAGTTCATCAATGTCAAATGAGAACAGCAAAAAATTCTGATCTGTCATGTAGCCTACCTTAG
- the GLRX2 gene encoding glutaredoxin 2 isoform X2: MGNSPSTSMGLSNAATVNKIQETISDNCVVIFSKTTCGYCKMAKKLFQDMNVNYTAIELDMYENGSQFQDILHQMTGGRTVPRVFINGAFIGGATDTQKLHQEGKLLPLVHQCQMRTAKNSDLSCSLP, from the exons atggGAAATAGTCCATCTACTTCAATGGGATTGTCTAATGCTGCTACTGTGAACAAGATCCAG gaaacCATTTCGGACAACTGTGTAGTGATTTTCTCTAAAACAACGTGCGGCTACTGCAAAATGGCAAAGAAACTGTTCCAGGATATGAATGTAAATTACACAGCAATAGAACTAGACATGTATGAAAATGGAAGCCAGTTTCAAGACATTCTTCATCAAATGACTGGTGGCAGGACG GTTCCAAGAGTGTTTATTAATGGGGCTTTCATCGGAGGTGCTACAGATACTCAAAAGCTTCACCAGGAAGGCAAGCTGCTTCCATTAGTTCATCAATGTCAAATGAGAACAGCAAAAAATTCTGATCTGTCATGTAGCCTACCTTAG